Proteins from a single region of Schistocerca gregaria isolate iqSchGreg1 chromosome 3, iqSchGreg1.2, whole genome shotgun sequence:
- the LOC126356300 gene encoding mpv17-like protein 2 isoform X2, whose product MQFMRLSKIHVVKQLASGCRNVGHTMFNKYLLLTNVGISMCLSATGDVIQQHYEMMHNERKNVELIRTRNMSISGVTVGVVCHFTYNYLDKKLPGRSLQTVLKKVVVDQLVFSPIYLTVFFFTLAILEGSNWVTLKKEVTHKAWRLYLAEWLIWPPAQVINFYFLPTKFRVLYDNTISLGFDIYTSYIKHNIPIEEEKVTLEEK is encoded by the coding sequence ATGCAGTTTATGAGACTTAGTAAAATCCATGTGGTGAAGCAGTTGGCAAGTGGATGTAGAAATGTGGGACACACTATGTTCAACAAATACCTTCTTCTCACCAATGTTGGAATCTCCATGTGCCTCTCTGCTACTGGCGATGTCATCCAGCAACATTACGAGATGATGCATAACGAAAGAAAAAATGTGGAGTTAATAAGAACCCGAAACATGTCCATATCAGGAGTTACTGTTGGTGTTGTATGCCACTTTACATATAACTACTTAGATAAAAAGCTACCTGGAAGATCTCTGCAGACAGTTCTGAAAAAGGTTGTGGTGGATCAACTTGTATTTTCTCCAATAtatttaactgtgtttttcttcacTCTGGCCATATTAGAGGGTTCTAACTGGGTGACACTAAAGAAAGAAGTTACTCACAAGGCATGGCGGCTGTACCTAGCTGAATGGCTAATTTGGCCTCCAGCACAAGtaataaatttctattttttaCCAACAAAATTTCGTGTGCTGTATGACAATACCATATCTCTTGGGTTTGATATATACACTTCATACATCAAACATAATATACCTATTGAGGAAGAAAAAGTGACTCTAGAAGAAAAGTGA